Genomic segment of Ignavibacteriales bacterium:
CTTCAAGCGCAGATTTTTTTTCTTCGGGATGCATGTCAACCGGAATGCCTCTGCCTCTGTCTTCAACCGTAACGCTTTGGTCTTTGTGAATAGTTACAATTACTCGGTCGTTGTAACCGGCGAGAGCTTCATCAATACTGTTGTCAACCACTTCGGTGATTAGGTGATGAAGTCCGCGCGACCCAATATCGCCGATATACATTGCGGGACGTTTACGTACTGCTTCAAGTCCTTTTAATACGTTAATACTTTTCGCGTTGTATTCTTCCTGCTTTGCTGCGGTGTCTTTTACTTTTTCTTTCGCCATAATTTATCTGTATTCCTTCCTGCCTGCCGGACAGGCAAGCTCTACAAAAACTTTAATGTTTTTATTACTTGTCCGTTAAAATGTTTATTTATTTTTTCTGCTATTAGATTTTTTCTTAGGTTCAATTCGCTTTTCCAGACAGAGTTTTCTACTCTAAGAAATAAAATTTGTTTTTCTACCTTAACTGCTTGAGCGATCGGTTTTAGTTCTGGAAATATTATTTCAAACTCATCAACAATATTATAATTCTTAAGCGACTCGCGCAGATTGGTAAACTCTGCTTCTTTATTCAACACATCATCGAGTGTTCTAAAACTGCTACGCGTATGCTGCTTTGCCATTGTTAACTTTTATTAAAAGATTTTCTTTTCCCATATCCAG
This window contains:
- a CDS encoding DUF721 domain-containing protein, with amino-acid sequence MAKQHTRSSFRTLDDVLNKEAEFTNLRESLKNYNIVDEFEIIFPELKPIAQAVKVEKQILFLRVENSVWKSELNLRKNLIAEKINKHFNGQVIKTLKFL